From the genome of Ptychodera flava strain L36383 chromosome 20, AS_Pfla_20210202, whole genome shotgun sequence, one region includes:
- the LOC139120424 gene encoding uncharacterized protein gives MHMAVFNEHKVMELNEFLMCQCSKERGVYCNRHKTELLELYCNECDEAFCMTCQDNLHGYSGHHTLPLTMAVPKLPTVVGKLVENAKKLAKESLPKAIHETSMAKLLLKQRLERAQMEVQEMTECQINLIKEKEEETLCELEGICANKMECLDKEEKRLRENSHQLQNTWTAAEEILKYANNTELLAMKDTLVARLTEVNRKEFSNPSCNLRDETALFFKTNMTSSDLSQIRESFGDIQQSLVSSADVYADGDGLYSSVVGQQETVVIKTRCEYISGLINNFSVHLENHMRREEPVELLDDVEKNGTYKLVLCPQIAGKYKLYITLFKKHIRGSPFCIQVHRKSCSEESDAEDDSGRREKSQASKTFGKERKQMAQRGRVDKSYLLKIRDWIQSDQCSSSNVSPGHRNVPVDTFDELPRGGTVGLNSISSPVAAKTAEWNSTASKVENRDDAVSALVPVKDSEPFPTITENHEGPLLHSGRFCRETCDSNENAIQSSVQLMCSENWDSDNSSAYIPLKSEEKLATKTRKYDLNENYLQCDSSVSVQRNERVENEWDASGIDLSRSNCLESSQTNDTDWACLLDKRRCTSQEIEGDHAELIERKEDLTHQYGEGKSCENSLYENEKSGSSGTPSKRQSVNLSASPCSSVSTMSSGSSRRERWLVKKPPNSGPLRKPSAACLKQSIEKDDSGDIYHLTVKENDSTKEEDTVPMVPDDDLDLDNMIGDKCDVSAALVQKFGSFGKEHGCLRFPLGICVTLTGDHIVTDNANDRVEVFSPGGAFKYSLGKFGQFSRPSAVLVTKLGDIVVKDRIKLHMFSSDGVFLRSFGSMLKSPYGLAIDGQGQIVTLDISMNSCRIFVFDLKGSVRSCKPFEPVMDLSFHKCRFLDVYEDRVIVSDLGNNAVYITTLEGKLLRKFGQKGMGPGQFNEPSGVTVDSKGNILVADSKNDRIQAFRLSGDFIGYVTCQGGVKRPSDILLTKDRHLMVVSFLGHCVKKFRL, from the exons ATGCATATGGCAGTCTTCAATGAGCACAAAGTCATGGAACTCAATGAATTCCTCATGTGTCAGTGTTCAAAAGAACGGGGGGTCTACTGTAATAGACATAAGACAGAGCTTCTTGAGCTGTATTGTAATGAATGTGATGAAGCCTTCTGTATGACATGTCAAGACAACCTCCATGGCTACAGTGGTCATCATACTCTTCCTTTGACCATGGCAGTACCAAAACTTCCAACTGTTGTCGGTAAATTGGTGGAAAATGCAAAGAAGCTTGCAAAGGAATCCTTGCCAAAAGCCATTCATGAAACGTCAATGGCTAAACTACTTCTGAAGCAACGGCTTGAACGTGCACAAATGGAAGTCCAAGAAATGACAGAATGCCAGATTAATTTGATAAAAGAGAAAGAGGAAGAGACACTCTGTGAATTAGAGGGTATCTGTGCAAATAAGATGGAATGTCTGGACAAAGAAGAGAAGCGACTTCGTGAAAACAGTCACCAACTTCAGAATACTTGGACTGCAGCTGAGGAAATCCTTAAGTATGCCAATAATACAGAACTACTAGCAATGAAAGACACACTGGTAGCTAGACTTACAGAAGTCAACAGAAAGGAATTCAGTAATCCAAGCTGTAACCTAAGGGATGAAACTGCACTGTTCTTCAAAACTAACATGACATCTTCTGATTTGAGCCAAATTAGAGAGAGCTTTGGCGATATCCAACAAAGTTTGGTCTCCTCAGCAGATGTCTATGCTGATGGAGATGGGTTATATTCTTCTGTGGTTGGACAACAGGAAACAGTCGTTATCAAGACAAGGTGTGAGTATATCAGTGGCCTCATCAACAACTTCTCTGTTCATCTAGAGAACCACATGAGAAGAGAAGAACCAGTGGAATTACTTGATGATGTTGAGAAGAATGGTACATACAAGCTAGTGCTCTGCCCTCAAATAGCTGGCAAGTACAAGCTGTACATCACATTATTTAAAAAGCATATAAGAGGAAGCCCATTTTGTATCCAAGTCCATCGCAAATCATGCAGTGAGGAAAGTGATGCTGAAGATGACAGTGGTAGACGAGAAAAGTCTCAAGCCTCAAAGACATTTGGAAAAGAGCGTAAACAGATGGCTCAGAGGGGAAGGGTTGATAAATCATACCTGTTGAAGATTAGAGATTGGATTCAGTCTGACCAGTGTTCAAGTTCTAATGTTAGTCCTGGCCACAGAAATGTGCCTGTTGATACATTTGATGAACTTCCTAGAGGAGGAACTGTGGGTCTTAATTCCATTTCTTCCCCAGTTGCTGCAAAAACTGCTGAATGGAACTCAACTGCTTCAAAAGTTGAGAATCGTGACGATGCTGTTTCTGCTCTGGTTCCTGTGAAAGATTCTGAGCCTTTTCCTACAATCACTGAGAATCATGAGGGTCCTTTACTTCACTCCGGCAGGTTCTGCAGAGAAACTTgtgattcaaatgaaaatgcaatacAGTCTTCAGTACAATTGATGTGCTCTGAGAATTGGGACAGTGACAATAGTTCTGCCTACATCCCTCTTAAATCTGAGGAGAAGTTGGCAactaaaacaagaaaatatgaTCTGAATGAAAATTATCTTCAGTGTGATAGTAGTGTATCCGTTCAAAGAAATGAGAGAGTTGAGAATGAATGGGATGCCAGTGGCATTGACTTATCAAGGAGCAATTGTTTGGAATCAAGtcaaactaacgacactgaCTGGGCATGTTTGTTAGATAAAAGAAGATGTACATCCCAAGAAATCGAGGGCGACCATGCTGAGTTGATCGAGAGAAAAGAAGATCTGACTCACCAGTATGGAGAAGGTAAATCATGTGAAAATTCattatatgaaaatgaaaagagtGGTTCATCAGGAACACCATCAAAAAGGCAGTCAGTAAATTTGTCTGCATCCCCATGTTCAAGTGTATCAACAATGTCGAGTGGGTCAAGTAGGAGAGAGAGATGGTTGGTGAAGAAACCACCAAATAGTGGGCCATTAAGAAAACCATCAGCTGCTTGTCTGAAACAATCCATTGAGAAAGATGATAGTGGTGATATTTATCATTTAACAGTAAAAGAAAATGACAGTACCAAGGAAGAAGATACAGTTCCCATGGTGCCAGATGATGATCTTGATCTAGATAACATGATAGGAGATAAATGTGATGTATCTGCAGCCTTAGTCCAGAAGTTTGGTTCTTTTGGAAAGGAGCATGGCTGTCTGCGCTTCCCTCTGGGTATTTGTGTAACACTGACTGGAGATCACATTGTAACGGATAATGCAAACGACCGAGTAGAAGTGTTTAGTCCCGGCGGTGCTTTCAAGTATAGTCTTGGAAAGTTTGGTCAGTTTTCCAGACCATCTGCAGTCCTTGTCACCAAATTGGGTGATATAGTGGTAAAGGATCGTATTAAGCTGCACATGTTCAGTTCAGATGGAGTGTTCCTGAGGAGCTTCGGGAGTATGTTGAAATCCCCCTATGGTCTGGCAATTGATGGTCAAGGTCAAATCGTCACCCTTGATATCAGCATGAATTCATGCCGCATATTTGTGTTTGACCTGAAAGGCAGTGTCCGAAGTTGCAAACCATTTGAGCCAGTGATGGATTTAAGCTTCCATAAATGTCGCTTCCTTGATGTCTATGAAGACCGAGTCATTGTCAGCGACCTTGGAAATAATGCTGTCTACATAACTACCTTGGAAGGAAAACTGCTTCGCAAGTTTGGTCAGAAAGGAATGGGACCAGGACAGTTCAATGAACCATCTGGTGTCACAGTAGACAGCAAAGGGAACATACTGGTGGCAGACAGCAAGAATGATCGAATTCAG GCCTTCAGACTAAGTGGTGATTTCATTGGCTACGTCACTTGTCAAGGTGGAGTGAAAAGGCCCTCAGACATCCTACTCACGAAGGACCGGCATCTCATGGTTGTCAGCTTCCTTGGACATTGTGTTAAGAAGTTCAGATTGTAG
- the LOC139120427 gene encoding uncharacterized protein: MEQANMQHTRRSDMQEDDFGRENIHRQIVNHGSHSHRGSDIDFDHHKEKSNLDVLQKELAEMREKMTKASVKCHLLHVDLATQFNPFLVDTIRSTEEQCQKCIAAVESTSNEQ, translated from the exons AtggaacaagcaaacatgcagcATACAAG GCGTTCTGATATGCAAGAGGATGATTTTGGCAGGGAAAACATCCACAGACAG ATTGTGAACCATGGTTCGCATAGCCATAGAGGCTCAGACATTGACTTTGACCACCACAAGGAAAAGAGTAATCTTGATGTCCTCCAAAAGGAGCTAGCAGAGATgagagaaaaaatgacaaaagcaagcG TAAAGTGCCATTTGTTGCATGTGGACCTTGCAACTCAATTCAACCCATTTTTGGTCGACACCATTCGCAGCACTGAGGAACAATGTCAGAAATGCATAGCAGCTGTAGAAAGCACTAGCAATGAACAGTAG